Proteins co-encoded in one Clarias gariepinus isolate MV-2021 ecotype Netherlands chromosome 13, CGAR_prim_01v2, whole genome shotgun sequence genomic window:
- the LOC128535334 gene encoding adenosine receptor A2a-like, protein MNSCLVITPNGSTRALIPAKQEFFHGPYIAAEVTISVLSTSGNLLVCIAVCRNKKLRTVTNYFLVSLAAADFFVGTLAIPCAIMADLGLPHHNLYLCTVIVYMLMTLTQISVFSLLAIAIERYLAILLPFHYQRLLKPSNARLVIVLTWFLAFLLSSVPLLGLQDRSSHIDYCFFSCVVDIALLVYFNFFGCVLIPLLVMFFVYAHIFITVRRQVRRIAALHSALEVQARQTSAMRREAKKATSIFLLIFLFVLCWMPIHITNCLQQFCPQCAVPLPVILTAVILSHANSAINPLLYAYRMKSFRQAFKGMFLCCRVAPPISDTTDSNGTSKKT, encoded by the coding sequence ATGAACAGCTGCCTGGTGATTACTCCGAACGGATCGACTCGGGCGCTCATCCCGGCTAAGCAAGAGTTTTTTCACGGACCTTACATTGCAGCCGAAGTAACGATCTCCGTCCTGTCTACATCCGGAAATCTGCTGGTTTGCATCGCAGTCTGCCGAAACAAGAAGCTCAGAACAGTCACCAACTACTTCCTGGTCTCTTTGGCAGCAGCCGATTTCTTTGTAGGCACGCTGGCCATCCCCTGCGCTATCATGGCAGATCTGGGTCTCCCCCACCATAATCTATACCTGTGCACTGTTATTGTCTACATGCTCATGACGCTGACCCAGATCTCTGTCTTCAGCCTGCTAGCCATAGCCATCGAGCGCTATTTGGCGATCCTGTTGCCGTTTCACTACCAGAGGCTCCTGAAGCCGAGCAACGCTAGGCTAGTTATAGTGCTAACCTGGTTTCTTGCTTTCCTTCTGAGCTCGGTGCCGCTGCTGGGCCTTCAGGACAGATCCAGTCATATAGACTACTGCTTCTTCTCCTGTGTGGTGGACATCGCCTTACTGGTGTACTTCAACTTCTTCGGTTGTGTTTTGATTCCCCTGCtggtgatgttttttgtttacgCTCACATCTTCATTACCGTCAGAAGGCAGGTGAGGCGCATCGCGGCACTGCATAGCGCGTTGGAAGTGCAAGCTAGGCAAACTTCAGCGATGCGACGTGAAGCGAAGAAGGCCACGTCTATTTTCCTGCTGATCTTCCTGTTCGTGCTGTGCTGGATGCCGATCCACATTACCAACTGCTTGCAGCAGTTTTGCCCGCAGTGCGCCGTGCCGCTGCCTGTTATTTTGACAGCAGTCATCCTTTCTCATGCCAATTCGGCCATTAACCCTCTGCTGTATGCCTACAGGATGAAATCCTTCCGTCAGGCGTTTAAAGGCATGTTCCTTTGTTGTCGAGTTGCTCCTCCAATAAGTGATACTACTGACAGCAACGGGACGtcgaaaaaaacataa